GAACACGATGAACATGTACTCGTCGGCGGGCTTGACGCCGACCTGCGGGCCGGTCCCGATCAGCAGCGGCCGGACGTACAGGCTCGCGCCGGTCCCGTACGGCGGGATGTACTTCGCGTTGGCCTTGACCACGCGGAGCACCGCGTCGATGAACAGCTCCTCCGGCACCGGCGCCATGAAGGTCTTCTCCGCGGAGCGGATCAGCCGCCGGGCGTTCTCCTCGACGCGGAACACGACGGCGCGCCCGTCCTTCTGCTCGAAGACCTTGAGCCCCTCGAAAGCCTCCTGGCCGTAGTGCAGGCACGTCGCGGCCATGTGCATGGGCATCGTGATGTCGCCCGTGATCACGCCCTCGCTCCACTTGCCGTCCTTCCAGGTGTAGCGGATGTTGTAGTCGGTCTCGTGGTAGCCGAACGCCAGGTTCTTCCAGTCGAGCTTCGCCTTCTCCATGATCGCCTCCTCGTGTCCCGCCCCGGTCCGATCCACCCATACCACGGCCGCGCTGCGGGTTGTCAAAGGGATTTCGGGCAATTCAGGGGTGCTTCCGCTCCACCTCTTCGAGCCGCTCTAGGGCGTCGAGGGAGAGGGCCCGGACCTCGGGGATCTCGTGTCCGATGGCGGTCATCTCGAGGTAGGCGCGCGCCTCGTTGCCGCCGAGCTTCGAGATCGCCTCTATGGCGCGCACCTCGCTGCGCACGTCGCCGCGCCGGATTCCCGCGATGAGCACGGGCACCGCGCTCCAGTCGCCGATCGCGACGAGCGCGTCCGCCGCCGCCTCGGCCACCTGCGCGCGGGGATCGTCGAGCACCGCCCCGATCGCCGGCACGGCCGCCCTGCACTTCCCGTCCGCGAGCAGCGCGAGCGCGAGCAGCTGCTCGTCGGGCTCCGCGCCGTCGAGGGCCCGGACCCAGGCAGCCTCGTCCGCGCCGTACAGGACGAACATCGACGCGAGCGCCTTGCCGAGATCGTCCACGCCGCGCCGCGCGAGCTCGGAGGCGTCGCTCCGCCCCTGCGCCCGGCCGGTCGCGACGATCGCGGCGCGGATCGGCACGCGGGCGTCGACGCCCTGGAGCTTCGCCTCGACGCGCACTGCGGCCTCCTCCCCCGTCGCGCTCCACGTCCCGGTCACGTCGAGCCGCGGCGCTGCGCCCTCCCGGGCGCGCGCGGGGAAGCGCGGCAGGCGCGCGATCATCGCCGCGGCGTCCGCCCGGAAGGACCGCGCGTCCGGCACGGTGGCGCCGCCTCCCGCGGCGGGCGCGAGCGCAACCGCCCCCGCCTCGACTCTGACGGCCGCGCCCTTCTCGCCGTCCGCTCCGCCGCACGCCGCCGCCAGGATTGCGACCGCCGACGAGAGCGCGATGTGGCGAGGTGATCGAGGGAGGCGCATCGGCCGGATCAGAAGCCGATCTGGCCCATCAGCGTGACCTCGTGGACGTCGGGCTGGTACGCCATCCATGGAACGAGGTAGCTCTTGCTCTGATCGGCCGGGAGCTGGCCGCGGTACTCGAGCTGCAGCTTCATGTTCTGGCCGAAGACGTAGTAGTTGAGCGCCGCGGTGAACTCGTGGACGTGATCCAGCTCGCGCTTCACGTCCGCGTCGTACATGCCGTACCGGAACGCGGGCTCGAGCCCGATCGCCTTGATGTAGAAGGCCGCCTGGGCGGACGCGCCGAACGACCGCATGACCCACTTCTCCTTCTGGCCGGCGGCGTCCGCCGTGTACAGCACGACGCCGTGATCCGAGTTGCGGAAGAAGACGCTGCCCATCACCGAGAGCCCCCACCACTTGAAGAGGACGTCGCCCGTGACGTTGGAGTCCTCGGAGTTGTAGACCGCGTCCTTGCTGCTGACGATGCTCGGATCGCGGTGCTGCGGCAGGTCGAAGAAGTAGGAGGCGCCGATGCTGAGCAGCGGCCTCTCGGCGGCGTCGATGTCGGACATCCCCGCCGACATGGCGCCGAGCGGGTCGGTCCAGAGGCGGCCGCCGACGAGGACGTCGCGGTTGTCGTTGCCGACGTTCGGGCCGCTGCCGTTGAACACGCCGACCGCGTAGTTGAACACGGCGCTCGCGATCTCGCCGTGGACCATCAGGCCGCGGTCGTAGCCGAAGCTCGAGCCGCGCACCGTCTCGTAGTCCCAGCCGCAGGCGAGCGCCGTGCAGACCGCCGGGTTGTCGGACTCGCCCCATCGCGCGTAGCGCCGCGTCATGAGCGCCGGCGACGTGAAGGTGAGCGCGTTCGCGCCCACGAGCGTCTCGCGGTCGAACGGGACCTTGAACTGGCCGGCGCGCACCTTGAGCTCGGGCATGGGCGCGAACTCGCCGTAGAACGCGAGCACCCGCAGCGCGTGCTGGTTCACGGTGACGCGGTTGTACCGCGCGTCGGCCTCGACCGCCGCGTTGTAGGGGTACGACACCTTGCCGTTCAGCGTGCCGTAGTCGAGCTCGCCCAAGAAGTGGACCACCTCGAAGACCTGGGCCTTGAGGTAGAGCCGCGTGGCGGCGAGCCCGAAGCCGTTCGCCGTGACCTCCGTGTCGCCGCCGCTCGGGACGAGCTGTCCCTCCGCGTTCAGGACGCCCTGGACCGCGCCGTAGGAGTTGAGGTCGTAGACCTTGTTGATCGTCATCTGCCAGTACGGCTTCGCGAACCCGCCGATCACGAGCTTGTGCTTGCCGTCGCGCGACTGGACGAAGAACCCCTTGTCGTAGCCGGCGACCTCGTTCTTCGTGGCCTCCTCGAGCTTCGCCTTGAGGTCCCCTATCTCCCGCCAGAGGTTCTCGATCTCCTCGCCGGCGGCGTCGAGGCGCGCGTCCCGCTCCTCGTCGGCGGCCGCCAGCTCGGCCGCGCCCTCCTTGACCTCGTCGATCCGGGCGGCCATCTCGTCGACCTTCGCCTGCAGATCCACCTGCAGCTCCCGGAGCTTCGCCGGGTCGTCGGCGCCGACGATCTCCCCGAGCGTCTTGTCCATGCGCTGGACCTGGGTCTCGAGATCCGCGACCCGATCCTGGACCTTCTTGGGCTTCTCCTTCGCCTTCCCCTCCTGGGCCTGCGCGACCCCGGCGAAGGCGAGCGTGAGCACCGCGGCCGCGAGGGCGGCCCATGCAGCTTTCCCGCGTATCGTCGTCATCATCCTTCTCCTCGTGTTTGGGCCAGAAATCGCCGGCATCTTATCCCGAACGAGTGTCGATTTCCACACGGGAGGTTCCCCCGTGCGCGAAAACGGTTCAGGGGTTCCCCCGCACGGCGCGCAGGGGCGGGTAGAGGAAGCCGACCGCGCGCGGCCTGTCGAGCGTCCTGTACCGCGCCTCGACGTCGCGCTGCCAGCGCGCCTCGCTGCCGCGCATCGTGTCGATCATCGCCGCGGCCGCGACCGCGTCCCCCACGTAGCGGATCCGCCGGACCTCCGCGAGCAGCTCCCCGACGGCGCGCCGCGCCGCCGCGAGATCCGTCACGCCGCACCGCAGCGGCTCGCCCGGCTTCCCGTCCCCGCCCGTGACCTCGATCGCCCCCTTGGCCAGGAGGTTGCGCGCGATCGCCCGGCGCGCGGCGGCCGCGGCCGCGAGATCCTGCGGCGGCGCCCCGAACCCGTACGACTCGAACGCCCAGCCGACGTAGTCCTCGTACAGCGCCCGCGCGCACTCCTCGCTCGCGACGATCCCGATCTCCCGCGCGGCCGGGTCGAGCGCGAGGTACAGCGCCGCGAGGTCCGCGCGCATCGCCGCCAGGAGCTCCGCGTGCGCCCCCAAGTGCGTCGCGATCCACCCCGGCGGCCGGGTTTCCGTGCCGTCCGTGCCCCGCCCCGCCGCCTCCCGGAGCGCGAGGAGCGCGAGGCGCGTCCGCGCGCGCCACTCGAGCCTCAACCGCGCGGTCGCTTCGTCGCGCGAGTAGAGCCCGGCGATCCGCCTCCCCACGGCGCCGTCGAACGCCGCGGCGGCCCCGGTCAGGAGCCAGACCTCGCCGCGCCCGCCCGCGTCGACCTCCACCAAGGGGCCGTCGATCATCCGCCACAGCTCGCCTCGGCCGTGGAGCGGCCCGAGGGAGCCCGCGGCGAAGATGTCGCGGACCGCGCGCGTCCTGCGGCCCTTCGCGGCGGCCTCCGTGACGCTCTTTCCGCCGCCCTGGGCGCGGACGATCTTGTCGAGCGCCGCGGCCTTCGCCGAGACGGCGTCCAGGAGCCGCTGCTCCTCCTTCGCCGGGACGCCCACGAGCCCGCGGGGCTCGCCGCCGCGCTCGGCGGGGCCGAGCCCGAGCAGGAAGCACGTACCCGGCGCCTCGTCCACTTTCGGGAGCGCAGGGATCTTCTCTTGCGGAGCGGCCGCGATCTCCGCTGCCCCGGCGCCCGCGTCCGCCTCGCTCGCGTCGGGCCGGCCGAAGATCGCCGGCCGGATCGCGGCCATCAGCGCCTCGATCTCCTGCACGCGATCTGCGCCGAGCAGCGAAGGCGATCGCGGGACGTCGAACGCGGAGCCGGAGCGGGCGGCGAGCTCGGCCGCCGAGGCCAGCTCCCCCGGGATGAACTCCGGCCGCAGGAGCCCGGCGGCGTTCGTGCGCGCGCCCTCCGCCCTCGGGGCGGTCCCGTGGTGGACGCGGAGCGCGAGGAGGTAGCGCTCGAGCCTGCCGCGCGTTGCGCCACTCAACGCGTCGCCGTGTCGGAGGATCTCCTCGACGGTGCGCCGGATGCGGAGGTTTTCGGGGCCGAGCCGCTCGAACAGGGCGTCGTCCGCCGCGCGGGCCGCCTCCAGCTCCGCGGCGACGGCGCGCGCGACGGGCGCCTCGAGCGCGGTCGCGAACGAGACGTCGACCGGGATCAGCCAGACGCCGCCCAGGCGCTCGACCCCGTCCGCGTCCTTCACGTTCTCCTCGACGCGCGGCGCGATCTCCTCGTCCACGACCGCCCAGTTGGGCTGCTCCGGCTCGAACGGGAGCTGCGGCGCGGCCGCCTCGCCGCACGCCGCCGCGAGCGAGGCCGCGAGGGCCCAGTGCGCGGCGCGCCTCATGCGCCGAACCTCGCGAGCACGGTGTCGCGGGCGGCCTCCCCGCTCTCGCGCGGGTGGTCCACCGTGTAGTGCAGGCCGCGGCTCTCCCGGCGCGCCCGCGCCGAGTCGATGATGAGGTGGGCGACGGTCGAGATGTTGCGCAGCTCGAGCAGGTCGGACGTGATCACGTACTTCCAGTAGTACTCCTTGATCTCCTCCATCAGCACGTCGTGGCGCCGCCTGGCGCGGGCCAGCCGCGAGTCGGAGCGCACGATGCCGACGTAGTTCCACATGTAGCGCCGCAGCTCGTCCCAGTCCTGCGACACGACGACCGTCTCGTCGCTCGGCACGGCCGCGCCGATCTCCCAGTCGTGGACGTCGTCGAACGACGGGCGGCCGGTCTCCCGCGCCGCGAGCCCCGCCCGGTGCGCGAACACGAGCCCCTCGAGCAGCGAGTTCGACGCGAGCCGGTTGGCGCCGTGGAGCCCCGTGCACGCGGTCTCGCCGATCGCGAACAGGCCGGGCACCGTGGTGCGGCCGTCCCTGTCCGTGAGCAGCCCGCCGCAGCTGAAGTGCGCCGCCGGGACCACCGGGATCGGCTGCGCGCCGATGTCGATGCCGTGCTCCGCGCACGTCGCGCTGATGGTCGGGAACCGCTCGGCCAGGAACGCGCGGTCGAGGTGCGTGGCGTCGAGCACGACGTGGTCGTGGCCGCTCTTCTTCATCTCCGAGTCGATCGCCCGCGCCACGACGTCCCTTGGGGCGAGCTCCCGGAGCGGATGGTAGTCGGCCATGAACGCGCGGCCCTCGAGATCGCGGAGCACCCCGCCCTCGCCGCGCAGCGCCTCGGTGATGAGGGCGCTCTTCGCATGCGGGTGGTAGAGGATCGTCGGGTGGAACTGGAAGAACTCCATGTTCGAAACCAAAGCGCCCACCCGATAGCCCATGGCGACGCCGTCGCCGGTCGCGATGTCCGGGTTCGACGTGTACAGGTAGACCTTGCCCGCGCCGCCGGTCGCGAGGACGGTGACCGGGGCGACGTAGGTGTGGATCTCGCCCGTGCGCGTGTCGAGCGCGTGGGCGCCCTTGCAGACGCGGTCCGCGAGGTGGCGACGGGGGACGATCACGTCGATCGCGACGTGGTTCTCGTGGATCTCGACGCCCGGCAGCGCGCGCACGTTGCCGAGCATCGTGCGGACCACCTCCCGCCCGGTCGCGTCCGCCGCGTGGACGATGCGGCGCGCCGAGTGCCCGCCTTCCCGTCCGAGATCGAGCTCGCCGGGGTGGCCCTTGCGCGTCGTGAACCGCGCGCCCAGGCTCTGCAGCTCGGCGATGCGCCCCGGCCCGTCGCGGACGCACATCTCGACGACGTCGCGCCGGCACAGGCCGCACCCGGCGGTCAGCGTGTCGGCGATGTGCGCCTCGAACGAGTCCGTGCCGTCGATGACCGTCGCCACCCCGCCCTGCGCCTGGCTGGTGGCCGAGACGTCCGCCGCGCGCTTCGTGAGCATGACGACGCGGCCGGTGCCCGCGACCGTGCGGGCGAATTCCAGGCCGGCGACGCCGGTTCCGATGACGAGGTAGTCGCAGTCGACGCGCATGGCGCGGACTATAATCCAAATCGATCGGGGTTAGCCATCGGAAGTGCGCGCCGCCGGCGCCGGAGAGCGATATCGACTCGTGCTCATTTGTCACCCCCGTGGTGGGGCATCATATCACCGAACGCGGGCAGATGCCCCTCGCACTAAGGCCGTGTCCCCAAGGCACCGTTGCTGTCTCATGAAACAGCGTGACTGCGACCCCCTCGCATCTCGACTGCGAACTTTCGCATCTCCACTGCTCAGCGGGCGCCGCCGTCCACTCCGGCGTCGGCGGGCCGCGCGGCGTCGGCGTCGAGGTTCTGGTAGCCGTAGAGCAGCGCCTCGGCGATCCAGGTGCCGATCTTGCGCGCGCCGTGCTCGGTCGGGTGGATCATGTCCGCGCCGCCGAGCCCCTTCCCGAGCCATCCGGCCATGCTGCCCTTGCCGCCCATGGCGCGCCACGTGTCGAAGAACGCGCAGCCCGTCTCGAGCGCGACCTCGCGCTGGACGGCGTTCAGCTTCTCGGGCATCGGCGCGGAGCCGAGGCCGCCGGTGTCGAGCCTGCGCGCCTGGTCCATGGGCCCGACGACGAGGACGGAGGCCTCCGGGAGCGCCTCGCGGACCGTCGCTATCACCTCGGCGAAGTCCTTGCGGTACTCGCCGAGGACGAGGAACCGGTTGGCGCCCTCGTTGGCGCCGAAGTGGAGCACGACGAGCCGCGGATCCCGCTGCCTGAGCTCCGCGATCCAGTGCGCGCGGTCGTAGCGGCCGAGCACCGAGGCGCGCGCGCCGTTGACCGCGAGGCTGTCCCAGACGACGCCCCGCTCCCCGCTCTCGAGCGCGGCGCCGAACACGCGGAGCTCGCCGTCGTTGTTGAACTCGATCTCCACGCGCGACGCGCCCCGCGGCACCTCGACCCCCTTGTGCGCGACGCGGCGCTCCGGCGCGCGCGTCTCGACGGTCTCCCGCTTCCCGCCGTCCACGATGACGTCGAAGCTGCCGCCGCGCGGCTGCTCGAGGTAGGAGAGGTCCACGGTCGACACCCGCCGGCCGATGTCGCCCTCGGCCGCGGGGCCGATGCGGACGCGCCCGTGGCTCTGGCGCTGCGCCTCGAACGCGACCCCGCCGAGCCCGTACAGCCCGTCCGCCAGCGGATCGGCGGTGATCGGCCGCGCGCGCCACTTGCCCCACGCGCCGTGGGTCACGCCCTCGTGTCGGTACCAGCGCCACGGCTTGCCGAGCAGGATGAAGCCGTGCCCGCCGTCCCCGAACCGCTGCTGGAGGATCGATCGCACCCGCCCGGAGAGGTGATCCGTGGTCAGGATGGAGTCGCCGTAGTGGATCGCGCGGACGACCCGCGCGCCCTCCCCGGCCTCGAGCGCCGCGAGCGCGAGGTAGAACGCCCGCATCGCGCCGCCGGGATCCTCTATCGCCAGGTGGGGCGCCGCGATCCGCGCGCCGCTCGCCACGCGCGCCGCCTCGCGGTCGACCTCGGCCGTGAGCGCCGCGGAGGGCGCCGACGAGGCCGCCCCGAAGGACAACCCGCCGGGCTCCGCGCCCGCCCCGCCGGCCTCCTCGGCCGCCGCGCCGTCGTCGGAGAGCCAGACGCGATCGACCGCGTAGGCCGCCGCGCCGAGCACGGCGAAGCACGCCGCGAAGACGACGATCTTGAAAGGCGGCCCCCGCCGGACCGGCTGGTCTTCTCCCGCGCTCATGTTGACGTGGCATACCGCCCAAAACCGTTGCCGTCGATGCGGTTTTTCGGCAATCTCTCGCGGGACGAGCCTGAAGTGGGAGGGCAACGGGATGAAGACAACGGCGTTGCGCGCGCTCGCGGCGGCGGCCGCGGCGATTCTGGCGACGGGCTGCGTGGTGGAGAACCAGGCCGCGGGAGGCGACGACGGCGGCGCGGACGGCGACTCGGACGCCGACGCCGGGGAGGACGCCGGCGCGTACCTCGCCTGCGACGAGAACGGCGACGTCTGCCACTTCGACGCGGACGGCGATCCTGTCGGCGTCGCCGTGGACTGCCCGGACCAGAACTCCGTGTGCGTGGAGACCGACGGCGGCGCGCCCGAGTGCCAGTGCGTCGCGCACTTCGAGCTCGCGACGGGCTGCTCCGCCTGCGAGACCGGCTGGGGCGGCGCGGCGTGCGCGGTGTGCGAGATCGGCTACGGCGGCGCCGCGTGCGCGGAGTGCGTCGAGCCGTACGTCTTCGCCGACGGGGAGTGCGTCTACGGCGCGATGTGCGGCGCGGACTCCCTGTGGCTCGACGACGGCGCCCTGCCCGGCACCGCTCGGCCGGACGAGGAGCTCGCGGTGGGCGGCACGCCGGGCGAAGGCACGACGGTCGATCTCGTCACCGGGCTCGAGTGGCAGAGGTGCCCCACCGGCACGGTCGGCGACGGCACCTCGTGCACGGGCGGAGACCCGGAGCGCGTCACGCACGCGGCGGCGATCACGCACTGCGCGGCGCCGTACGGCGGGCACGGCGATTGGCGGCTGCCCGAGGCGAGCGAGCTCCAGAGCCTCTTCGACTACAAGGACGGCCAGTTCCACATCAACGCGAACTACTTCTGGGGCCTCGCCGAGGAGATCTGGTCGTCGACCGAGATGCCGGGATCGGGCGGACAGTACTTCGTCGTGGGCTACGCCGGGATGAGCGCGGGGACGTCGGGCGACGACCTGGCCTACGGGCTCTGCGTCCGCGACGTCGCCGTGCCGGAGTCGACCGGGCCGCGCTTCGCGCTCGGCGCGGCGGACGGATCCACCGCGATCGATCTGTGGGCTGCCCGCGAGTGGCGGCGGTGCGCCTACGGCCAGGTATGGTACGAGGCCTCGTGCCTGGGCGTGCCCGAGCCCTGCGATCCCTTCGCCGATCCGCCGGCCGAGGACCCCGCGTGCGGCGACGAGTACGGGGGCCACGCGGACTGGCGCGTCCCGAACGCGGCGGAGATGACGAGCCTGCTCGCGTGGTGCGACGAGGCGCGCCACTACTTCGCGGAGGCGTTCGCCGTGCCGCTCGGGGGGGACAGGTACTGGACCGCCACCGCCCACCCCGACATGGACTACGTCTACGCGTTCGACCTCTCCGCGCGCCAGCCGATCGCGCTCGCGACCCCCCAGGGGCTGCCGGTGCTCTGCGTACGGGATCCGGGCTAGGGCTCCTCGTCCCTGCCCCCCTTCACGAGCGCGTCGTCGCCGAACCGCTCGCACACGGCGTCCACGGTGCGCTCGAGGCGCCGCGCCCGCTCTCCCCGCGGGTCCAAGAAGAGCTCGAGCTGCCCGCGATCGCCCTCGGCGCGGAGATCGTACGCCGCCATCCCGACGAGGCGGAACCGCTCCCCGAGATCGAGCTCGCCAAGGAGCGCCCGGGCCGCGGCCATGAACGCCTCGGCCGTGTCTGCGGGAGCGCGGAGGCGGGCCTGCCGCGTGTGCAGCCGGAACGCGTCCGTCTTGAGCTTCACGCGCACGCCCCCGGCGAGGAGACCCGTGCGGCGCACGCGCCGCGCCACCCGATCCGCGAGCGGCCCGAGGAGGCCCGACACGGCGGCCTCTCCCGTCACGTCCTCCGCGAGGGTCGTCTCCGCGCCGACGCTCCGGGCGTCGCGGTCCGGCACCACCTCCCGATCGTCGATCCCGTTCGCCAGCATCCACGCGTGCGGCCCGAGCGCGCCGAGCTCCGCCTCGAGGAGCGGCCGCGGCGCGCGCGCGACGTCGCCTATCGTCGCGAGCCCGAGCGCCTCGAACCTGGGGAGCGTCTTCGCGCCGACACCCCACAGGCACGACACCGGCAGCGGGTCGAGGAACGCGGCCACCTCCCCCGGCGGCACGACGGTCAGCCCGTCCGGCTTCCTCCTGTCGCTCGCCACCTTGGCGACGTACTTCGTGCACGACACGCCGACCGAGATCGTGAGCCCGCCCGTGGCCTCGCGCACCTCGCGCCGGATCCGCTCCGCCGCCTCCCCGGGCCCGCCGAACAGCCCCTCGGTGCCGGTCATGTCGAGGAACGCCTCGTCCAGGCTGAGCGGCTCGACCAGCGGCGAGAAGCGGCCGAACACCTCCATGATCCGCTCCGAGCACTCCGCGTACCGCGCCATGTCCGGCGGCACGACGACGGCGTCCCTGCACCGCCGCACCGCCTCGGCCATGGGCATGGCGCTGTGCACGCCGTACCTCCGCGCCTCGTAGCTCGCGGTCGAGACGACGCCGCGCCGCAAGGGGCCGCCGACGATCACGGGCACCCCGCGCAGCTCGGGCCGGTCGCGCTGCTCCACGGCCGCGAAGAACGCGTCCATGTCGGCGTGGAGGATGGTCCGCGGCCAGGGGTGCGCGTCGCTCACGCGGCGAGGTTACACCACCCGGAAGGCGCCGTCTTGATGTACACTCCCCAGTCGAAGCGCCCGGCGGCGCGAAAGGGGGTCGTCATGAGGACACTGCTTCTCGGCGTTCTGCTCGCGGCGGCGTGGGTCGCGCTCGCGGCCTGCGACGGCGGCGGCGACGGAGGGGACTCCGACTCGGACTCGGATTCCGACTCGGACTCGGATTCCGACTCGGACTCCGACACGGACTCCGACTCGGACTCCGACACCGATTCCGACACGGATTCCGATTCCGACTCCGACACGGATTCCGACGCCGACGCCGTGTGCGAAAGATGGAACGCGGACCGCGCGGATCTCTCGGAGGGCGCCTGGTCCGGCTCCTTGGACACGTGCGACGCCGGCGACATCACGGAGTCGGCCCGGGAGAGCGCGCTGCGCCTCGTCAACCTCTACCGCTGGCTCTGCGGCCTCCCGGCCGTCACCGACGACGCGACGAAGAACGCCGGCGCGCAGGAGTGCGCCCTCATGATGCACGCGAACGGCACGCTCAACCACTACCCGCCCACGTCGTGGACCTGCTACTCGGACGCCGGCGCGTCGACCGCCGGGCAGAGCAACATCGCGACCGCCGCCGCCGTCGGGGCCGTGGACCTCTACATGGTGGATCCGGGCAACCCGACGACGATCGGGCACCGGCGCTGGATCCTGTCCAACTCGCTCGGCCCGATCGGCATCGGCTCGACGAGCGGCTATTCGTGCATGCACGTCCTCTACGGCAGCGGATCGGCCGGCGCGTCGTGGACCGCGTGGCCGCCTTCGGGCCAGGTGCCCATCGCGGCGTTCACGCCCTCGTGGTCCAGCGTCGACGACACCGGGTGGACCGTGCAGAGCGACTCGATCAGCCTCTCGAGCGCGGACGTGACCGTCACGCTGGGGGGCGACGACAAACCCGTGACCGTCACGCACCTGCTCGAGGGCTACGGCAGCTCGAGCGCGATCTCGTTCATCCCCTCGGGCTGGTCGACCGCCGCCGGGAACACGTACCACGTCACCCTGTCCGGCGTCTCGTCGCCCATCGAGTATGACGTCGAGGTCATCGACTGCCCGTAACCCTTCTGCACCGGAGAACCACATGGAACAGAAAGTGAAGATCGTCGCGACGCTCGGCCCGGCGAGCGACTCCCCCGAGATCGTGCGCGCCCTGATCGCCGCCGGCGCGGACGTGTTCCGGCTCAACTTCTCGCACGGGACGCACGAGGGGCACCGCCGCGCCTTCGACACCGTGCGCGCGGAGGCCGGGCGGGCGGGCGTCTGCACCGCCGTGCTCGCGGACCTGTGCGGCCCCAAGATCCGGATCGGCGAGGTCGCGGGCGGCGGCGTCCCGATCGCGACAGGCGACGACATCGAGCTCACGACCGAGAAGATCGCCGGCGACGCGCGGCGGGTCTCGACGACGTACAGGCCGCTCCCGAGGGACGTGAAGCCGGGGGCCCGCATCCTCCTCGACGACGGCCTGCTCGAGCTCGAGGTCGCGTCGATCGCGGGCGAGCTCGTCCGCTGCCGCGTGATAGTCGGCGGCGTCCTCAAGAGCCACAAGGGGATGAACATCCCGGGAACGCCCCTCTCGACGCCAGCGATGACCGACAAGGATCGCGAAGATCTCGCGTTCGCGCGGGAGCTCGGGGTCGACTACGCCGCGCTCTCGTTCGTGCGCCGCCCCGAGGACGTGCTCGAGGCCAAGGCGCTCGCCGGCGACATCCCGGTGATCGCCAAGATCGAGAAGCCCGAGGCGATCGCCTCGCTCGACGCGATCATCGCCGCGGCGGACGGCATCATGGTCGCGCGGGGCGATCTCGGGGTCGAGGCGGGCGCGGAGCAGGTGCCGCTGCTCCAGAAGCGGATGGTGCGCGACGCCGTGTCCGCGGGCAAGCCGGTGATCGTCGCCACGCAGATGCTCGACTCGATGATCCACAACCCGCGGCCGACGCGCGCCGAGGTGTCCGACGTCGCGAACGCGGTGCTCGACGGCACGGACGCGGTGATGCTGTCCGGCGAGACGGCGAGCGGCGCGTACCCGGTCGAGGCCGTGCGCGAGATGGCGGCCATCATCCGCGAGGTCGAGGCGAGCGAGCTGTTCCACGCCCTGCCCCTCCCGGTGCGCGTCTGCGAGTACAGCTTCTCGAACGCGATCGCCCGCGCCGCGGTCACCGCCGCCGCCGAGCTCGACCTGAAGGCGCTCGCGGTGTACACCGAGACCGGCCACTCTGCGGCGCTCGCGAGCTCGTGCCGGCCG
The sequence above is drawn from the Pseudomonadota bacterium genome and encodes:
- the pyk gene encoding pyruvate kinase, with product MEQKVKIVATLGPASDSPEIVRALIAAGADVFRLNFSHGTHEGHRRAFDTVRAEAGRAGVCTAVLADLCGPKIRIGEVAGGGVPIATGDDIELTTEKIAGDARRVSTTYRPLPRDVKPGARILLDDGLLELEVASIAGELVRCRVIVGGVLKSHKGMNIPGTPLSTPAMTDKDREDLAFARELGVDYAALSFVRRPEDVLEAKALAGDIPVIAKIEKPEAIASLDAIIAAADGIMVARGDLGVEAGAEQVPLLQKRMVRDAVSAGKPVIVATQMLDSMIHNPRPTRAEVSDVANAVLDGTDAVMLSGETASGAYPVEAVREMAAIIREVEASELFHALPLPVRVCEYSFSNAIARAAVTAAAELDLKALAVYTETGHSAALASSCRPNGPALVGLSRHDHVLRRLNLRWGIRPIHAGWVEGVHGVVMQAEKILLEGGFAIQGDDVGITFGMQDATGPGRTDVLKLWRIKGQR